The following coding sequences are from one Raphanus sativus cultivar WK10039 unplaced genomic scaffold, ASM80110v3 Scaffold3095, whole genome shotgun sequence window:
- the LOC130506307 gene encoding general transcription and DNA repair factor IIH subunit TFB5-like: MVNAIKGVFISCDIPMAQLIVNINNSMPSSQRFIIHVLDSTHLFVQPHVEQMIRSAIAKFRNQNSYEKPT, from the exons ATGGTTAATGCAATCAAAGGAGTGTTCATCTCCTG TGATATACCGATGGCACAGTTGATAGTGAACATAAACAATTCGATGCCTTCGTCTCAGAGATTCATAATTCATGTACTTGATAGTACTCACTTGTTTGTGCAGCCACATGTTGAGCAGATGATTCGCAGTGCCATTGCTAAGTTCAGAAATCAAAACTCTTACGAGAAGCCTACTTAA